A stretch of the Fusarium musae strain F31 chromosome 2, whole genome shotgun sequence genome encodes the following:
- the RRP36 gene encoding rRNA biogenesis protein rrp36 (BUSCO:EOG09265M98): MAFKRKTSSSFGLERRVRPRREDEWVEEPESQGSSSEDDDDGDEVEEQGIRGVSSDEDEEEDQESEEGSEDESEPEQDTPKIDLSSVSFGALAKAQASLPSAGRKSKSKKSADEDAPKTETPAPRKSTKSKDDPKPKRSSKHAPQEQTSKKPVSRRREILPDNRRQYRDPRFDPLVGRVDEEKASKAYAFLDEYRDKEMADLRAQIKKTKDSYEKDNLKRQLQSMESRKKANMRRQEEERLLKEHRQKEKELVAQGKTPFYLKKSEQKKQLLVNRYEGMSKGQVDRAIERKRKKVAGKEKKELDFLQRGSRPRG, encoded by the exons ATGGCTTTCAAGCGCAAAACGTCATCTTCATTTGGACTGGAGAGAAGAGTGCGACCGAGGAGAGAGGATGAGTGGGTAGAAGAGCCAGAGAGCCAAGGTTCCTCAagtgaggacgatgatgatggtgatgaggtgGAGGAGCAGGGTATTCGAGGCGTATcttctgatgaggatgaagaggaagatcaaGAATCTGAAGAAGGTTCGGAAGATGAATCAGAG CCCGAGCAAGACACGCCAAAAATAGACCTCTCATCAGTCTCATTTGGAGCTCTCGCAAAAGCACAAGCATCATTGCCATCTGCTGGTCGCAAATCAAAATCGAAGAAATCTGCCGATGAAGACGCCCCAAAAACAGAAACACCGGCGCCCAGGAAATCCACCAAATCAAAGGACGACCCCAAGCCCAAACGATCTTCCAAACACGCCCCGCAAGAACAAACCTCCAAGAAGCCCGTATCTCGCCGCCGTGAGATCCTCCCAGATAACCGGCGCCAATACCGCGATCCTCGCTTCGACCCTCTAGTAGGCCGCGTCGACGAAGAGAAAGCTAGCAAAGCCTACGCCTTCCTAGACGAATACCGCGACAAGGAGATGGCCGACCTTCGCGCacagatcaagaagactAAAGACTCCTACGAGAAGGACAATCTAAAGCGCCAACTCCAATCCATGGAATCTCGCAAGAAGGCCAACATGCGAAgacaggaggaagagaggtTGCTGAAGGAGCATCgccagaaggagaaggagcttgTGGCGCAGGGCAAGACGCCGTTTTACCTCAAGAAGAgcgagcagaagaagcagctgCTTGTGAATAGATATGAGGGCATGAGTAAGGGACAGGTTGATAGGGCGattgagaggaagaggaagaaggttgctggtaaggagaagaaggagttgGACTTTTTGCAACGGGGATCTCGACCACGAGGATAG
- a CDS encoding hypothetical protein (EggNog:ENOG41), with amino-acid sequence MAFGTLFTRENNCRSTAIRAVAKANDIELNIVEAEKGNATVEHLKANGLGKIPAFIGEDGFALSECIAIAIYITSQNEKTTLLGKTKQDYASILKWMSFFNSEILPSLIAWFGPLKGDAPYNKKNVDDASKASLKAFSVVEEHLIRNTFLVGERITLADLFAAGIAVRGFQYFFDKQWREENPAVTRWFETVRAQPIFAEVAEKVELLETPALTNTPPKKPEQPKKEAKKEVKKEAAPAAEAAPAAEEAPAAPKAKHPLEALGRPSFPLDEWKRQYSNIKDHNEAMKYFWENLNFEEYSIWKVDYKYNEELTLTFMSNNLIGGFNNRLEGSRKYIFGCAAVYGENNDSVIQGAFVIRGQEHVPAFDVAPDWESYNFEKLDPSNPEHRQFVSDAWGWEKPITVNGKEYKLADGKVFK; translated from the exons ATGGCTTTCGGAACTCTCTTCACCCGCGAG AACAACTGCCGTTCTACCGCCATCCGCGCGGTCGCTAAGGCCAACGACATCGAGCTCAACATCgttgaggccgagaaggGCAACGCTACCGTTGAGCACCTCAAGGCCAACGGTCTCGGCAAGATCCCTGCCTTCATTGGCGAGGATGGTTTCGCTCTCTCTGAGTgcattgccattgccatctACA TCACCTCCCAGAACGAGAAGACTACTCTTCTCGGCAAGACCAAGCAGGA CTATGCTTCTATCCTGAAGTGGAtgtccttcttcaactccgAGATCCTTCCCAGCCTCATCGCTTGGTTCGGTCCCCTCAAGGGCGACGCTCCctacaacaagaagaacgtCGATGATGCCTCCAAGGCTTCCCTGAAGGCTTTCTCCGTTGTCGAGGAGCACCTCATCCGCAACACCTTCCTTGTTGGCGAGCGCATCACCCTTGCCGACCTCTTCGCTGCTGGCATCGCCGTCCGTGGCTTCCAGTACTTCTTCGACAAGCAGTGGCGTGAGGAGAACCCCGCCGTCACTCGATGGTTCGAGACTGTCCGCGCTCAGCCCATCTTCGCCgaggttgctgagaaggttgagcTCCTCGAGACTCCCGCTCTTACCAACACTCCCCCCAAGAAGCCTGAGcagcccaagaaggaggccaagaaggaggtcaagaaggaggccgCCCCCGCCGCTGAGGCTGCTCCcgctgctgaggaggctcCTGCTGCCCCCAAGGCCAAGCACCCTCTCGAGGCTCTCGGTCGCCCCTCTTTCCCTCTCGATGAGTGGAAGCGCCAGTactccaacatcaaggaCCACAACGAGGCCATGAAGTACTTCTGGGAGAACCTGAACTTCGAGGAGTACTCCATCTGGAAGGTTGACTACAAGTACAACGAGGAGCTTACCCTCACCTTCATGTCAAACAATCTGATTGGTGGCTTCAACAACCGTCTTGAGGGTTCCCGCAAGTACATCTTCGGATGTGCTGCCGTCTACGGCGAGAACAACGACTCCGTCATCCAGGGTGCTTTCGTCATCCGAGGCCAGGAGCACGTTCCCGCCTTCGATGTCGCCCCCGATTGGGAGAGCTACAACTTCGAGAAGCTCGACCCCTCCAACCCCGAGCACCGGCAGTTCGTCTCGGATGCCTGGGGCTGGGAGAAGCCCATCACCGTCAACGGCAAGGAGTACAAGCTTGCTGACGGCAAGGTCTTCAAATAA
- the MRP9 gene encoding 37S ribosomal protein S9, mitochondrial (BUSCO:EOG09263K05), translated as MSTFTHSLRQLRCQGQLFRAPWPQPALQRATFPLGVRSIASETSSTIVEPKPDPFAVIDSSSKISLPFQDVQHARAVPISASYFSREPQFNEMYLRIARLLTKYHTLPTLPPSAAPPTAWIKLDEMRSKLGEPIKASHYAKVIRVAKRLNQIETSLFPEEVRVALEDFKRDINPFMNVPHEVTVDKFGRAVGVGKRKESTARAWVVEGTGEVLINGKTLSQAFGRVHDRESAVWALQATERLDKYNVWALVEGGGTTGQAEALTLAVAKALIVHEPALKTALRKAGCITRDPRTVERKKHGHVKARKMPAWVKR; from the exons ATGTCGACGTTTACACATAGCCTACGGCAGCTGAGATGTCAAGGCCAACTTTTCCGAGCACCATGGCCTCAACCTGCCTTGCAAAGAGCGACTTTTCCCCTCGGTGTGCGAAGCATCGCCAGTGAAACATCTTCAACGATCGTCGAACCGAAGCCCGATCCCTTCGCCGTGATAGATTCTAGTTCCAAGATTTCTCTGCCATTCCAGGATGTCCAGCATGCGAGAGCCGTTCCCATCTCGGCTTCGTACTTCTCTCGGGAACCTCAATTCAATGAGATGTACCTACGAATCGCTCGTCTTCTCACCAAATACCACACTCTTCCGACACTACCCCCAAGCGCTGCTCCTCCGACAGCTTGGATAAAGCTCGACGAAATGCGATCGAAACTTGGTGAACCAATTAAGGCCTCCCACTACGCCAAGGTCATTCGAGTTGCCAAGCGGCTGAATCAGATTGAGACTTCACTCTTCCCTGAGGAAGTCCGGGTTGCTCTTGAGGATTTCAAGCGAGACATCAACCCATTCATGAATGTACCTCACGAGGTGACAGTCGACAAGTTTGGACGAGCTGTTGGTGTCGGCAAGCGAAAAGAATCTACTGCTCGGGCTTGGGTTGTGGAGGGTACAGGAGAAGTGCTGATCAATGGCAAGACCCTCAGCCAAGCTTTCGGTCGTGTCCATGATCGTGAGAGTGCGGTCTGGGCTCTCCAGGCCACTGAGAGATTAGACAAGTACAATGTCTGGGCATTGGTGGAAGGTGGTGGAACAACCGGTCAGGCCGAGGCTCTTACGTTGGCAGTTGCCAAAGCTCTGATCGTTCACGAGCCAGCGCTCAAGACTGCTCTTCGAAAAG CTGGGTGTATCACCAGAGACCCAAGGACAgtggagaggaagaagcacGGCCATGTCAAGGCACGCAAGATGCCCGCCTGGGTCAAGCGATAA
- the GNT1_1 gene encoding N-acetylglucosaminyltransferase (EggNog:ENOG41~CAZy:GT8) → MFEANNGSSVDTQLLIKARDEYRVKLVPITVQHKDNKDNTWADSYTKLLAFNQTQYSRVLSIDSDSTLLQNMDELFLSPPAPVAMPRAYWLFPEKEILSSQVILLQPSEKEFARIMAKVDSASENDFDMEIVNYLYRESALVLPHRPYDLLTGEFRANDHKRYLGSDTEPWDPATVYNEAKLVHFSDWPVSKPWIQTDEELRLQSQPNCTTLADGAEDCAARIIWNSFYTDFKRKRKEICGLDEVVILPEEEYEE, encoded by the exons ATGTTCGAGGCAAATAACGGCAGTTCTGTGGATACCCAATTGCTTATCAAGGCTCGCGATGAATATCGAGTCAAGCTCGTTCCCATTACAGTCCAGCACAAGGATAATAAAGATA ATACCTGGGCTGATTCATACACAAAGCTCCTCGCTTTTAATCAGACCCAATACAGCCGCGTGCTTTCTATCGATTCTGATTCCACGCTCTTGCAAAACATGGATGAACTATTCCTTTCGCCCCCAGCACCAGTAGCTATGCCAAGAGCTTACTGGCTGTTtcctgagaaggagatcctCTCATCTCAGGTAATACTTCTCCAACCTTCAGAAAAGGAATTTGCTCGCATTATGGCCAAGGTGGACTCTGCCTCTGAGAACGACTTTGATATGGAGATTGTGAACTACCTGTATCGCGAGAGTGCTCTTGTCCTCCCGCATCGTCCCTATGACTTGCTAACGGGCGAGTTCCGTGCAAACGATCACAAGAGGTATCTCGGCTCTGACACTGAGCCTTGGGATCCCGCCACTGTCTACAACGAAGCCAAACTCGTCCATTTTTCGGACTGGCCGGTTTCCAAGCCATGGATACAAACGGATGAGGAACTTCGCCTCCAGTCACAACCCAACTGCACAACTTTGGCAGATGGTGCAGAGGACTGCGCGGCAAGGATAATATGGAACTCTTTCTATACAGATTTCAAACGAAAGCGGAAG GAAATTTGCGGACTGGATGAGGTAGTGATATTGCCCGAGGAAGAATACGAGGAATAA